The Pyxidicoccus sp. MSG2 DNA segment ACCCGACTGCCGGTCCGGGCAGGCGGGCGTTGGCGGCCGGCTCAGCCCAGGCGTCCGACGCGAGGCTCCGGGGCGGGCTCGGAGTGCCCGCTCGGAGCGACGGCCGGGGGACGCAGTGGCAGGCGGACCTCCACCTGGGTGCCCTCGCCGAGCGCGCTGGTGAGGGTGATGTGCCCGCCATGACGCAGGATGATGCGGCGGCTGAGCGCCAGGCCCAGGCCCGTGCCCTCCCCCGCCGCGCGGGTGGAGAAGAAGGGCTGGAAGAGGCGCTCCATGTCCTCCTTGCGGATGCCCACCCCGTCGTCGCTGATGGTGACCACCGCCTCGTCGCCGCGGCACACCGTGGCCACCTTCACGCGCCCGTGCTCGCCCACGGCCTTGAGGGCGTTGTCGAGCAGGTTGAGCCACACCTGGTTGAGGGTGCCCGGGTCTCCCAGCAGCATCTCCGTGCACTGGTAGGCGCGCTCCACCGTCACGCCGGAGGGCACCTTCCACGCCAGGACGCTCAGCGTGGACTCCAGCGACGCGTCCAGGGACAGCGCCACCGGCGTGTCGCTGGTGCGGGTGAAGGAGAGCAGGGACTCGGCCAGGTGGCGGATGCGCTGGCCGCACTCCTCCACCACCTCCAGCATGGCCTTGCCCAGGTCCGCTTCCGCGGGCCCGCCGGCCATCATGTCCTTGAGCGGCTGCAGCGCGTTCATCAGCCCGTTGAGCGGGTTGCGCACCTCGTGCGCGAAGCCGGAGGTGAGCAGACCGATGGCCGCCAGCCGCTCGTTCTCCGCCGCGCGCACCGCCGCCTCGCGCAGGCGCAACTGGGTTTCGATGCGGGCCAGCAATTCGCGCGGGCTGAAGGGCTTGCCCAGGTAGTCGTTGGCGCCGGTGCCCAGGGCCTCCACCTTCGCGGACACCTCCTGCCGCGCGGTGAGGAGGATGATGGGGATGTCCACCGTGCGCGAGTCGGCGCGCAGCGCCACCAGCATCTGCAGGCCGGAGAGCACGGGCATCATCACGTCGGACACGATGAGGTGCGGCCGCTCCGTCAGCGCGCGCTGCCGTCCCTCCTCGCCGTTGACGGCCTCCAGCACCTGGTAGTGCTGGGACAGCAGGCCGGTGACGAACCTGCGGATTTCGGCGTCGTCCTCCACCACCAGCACGCGGTGCGCATCGGGCCTGGGGCCCGCGTGGTCCCTCGCGGGCGCGGACGAGGAGACGGTGCCGGCCGGGCCACCCGTCTCCAGCGCGGGGAAGGCCCCGGAGGTGCGACGGTCCCGACGCACCGGAACGATGGCGTCCGCCCGGCGCCGCTCGCGCAAGTCCTCGCGGATGTGGGCGGAGCCCTTGGGCAGCCGGACGTGGAAGGTGGAGCCCTTGCCCAGCTCGCTCTTCACCGTGATTCCGCCCGAGTGCAGCTCCAGCGTCTCCTTCACCAGCGCCAGGCCAATGCCGGTGCCGCCGAAGCGCCGGGTGCCGCTGTTGTCCGCCTGGGCGAAGCGGTCGAAGATGACGGCGCAGTCCTGCTGGGAGATGCCCTGGCCGGTGTCCTCCACCTCGACGTGCACGTCCGTCGCGTCCTCGCTCACGCGCACCGTCACCCCGCCCTTCTGGGTGAACTTGAGCGCGTTGGACAGCAGGTTCTGGAAGACGATGTCGATGCGCTCGTGGTCCACCTGGACGGGCGTCAGCACCTGGCCCTCCAGCTTCAGCCACACGCCCTGCCGCTCCGCCATGGTGAAGAAGGGCGGCAGCACCGAGCTCAAGAAGCCGTGCAGCTCCAACGGCTGGTAGCGCAGCCGCGCCTTGCCGGACTCCAGCTGCGCCAGGTCGAGCAGGTTGTTGATGAGCCGCAACAGGCGCTGGGCGCTGCGCTCCATGGTGGACACGTGCTGCTCCACCACCGCCGGCAGCCCCTCCGCGCGCTTCTCCAGCGACTCCAGCGTCAGCAGGATGAGGGTGAGCGGCGTGCGCAGCTCATGGCTCACGTTGTCGAAGAACTCGCTCTTGAGCCGGTCCAGCTCCTGCTGCCGGGAGAGCGACAGCTCCAGCTTGGCGTTGGCCTCGGACAGCGCCTGGGTGCGCTCGGCGACGCGGTCTTCCAGTGCCACGTTGGCGCGGAAGATCTCCTCGTTGCGCCGCTGCAAGTCCTCCAGCGAGGTGCGCAGGCCCTGGTGCTGCTCGGACAGCAGCGCGTCCTTGCGCAGCAGGGCCCCGCGCGTGTCCAGCCACGTCCCCACGGCGACGCCCGCCATGCCCAGGGCGGTGACGGCGAACACGGGCGGCGCCAAGTCCAGCGCACCGCAGGCCAGGCCGCCCAGCATCCCCACCAGGCCGCCCGCGGCGAAGCGCCAGGCCAGGGGCGGCAGGTTCTGCCAATGGCACTCGTACTCGCAGCAGGGTGCCCCCTCTACCTGGCACTGGAGCTCCTTCACGTCCGCGAGGGGCAGGTTCCAGACGGTGGGGAACGCGGCGAGGTTGGCCTGGCGCGTGCGGCAGAGGTTGCGATTGCTCTCGCGGATGCGGCTGGAGTACTGCACCTTCACCCACGAGTCGGCCATCTGCAGGATGCGGAAGCCGCCCACGCGGTTGTAGGTGTGGTCCAGCTCCAGCGCGCGCTCGTAGACGCTGCGCGGGGTGGCCACCGCCCGCATCATGTAGAAGAGGAAGCCCACCGCCTCCGGGCTGGCGATGCGGCGGCCCGCCTTGGTGATGAAGTCCGGGTCCCCCGAGTCCCTGTCCAACACGTCGAAGAGGCGCTCGGTGAAGTCCAGCGAGACGAAGTTGGTGAGCGTCTCCACGTACTCCAGCGACAGCGGCAGTCCCTCGCGGCGCCAGACGCGCTGCAGCCGCTCGCGCCCGTACGTGCGCTCGTAGTGCAGCAGCAGGGCGCGAAACATCCTGACGCTGATCTCGGGCGTGTCGGGGGCCGGCGGTGCGGTCGCCAGGTCCGCGGGGACGGTCAACGCTTCACTCCTTCCGTGGTCAACACCATCGCATACTTGAGGGTGTCGGGGTCGTCCAGGAGGGCAAGGAAGCGCTGGCAGAAGGTGTCATAGGGCTGCGCGCCCCCGAAGAACCGCTCCGCCAGCGGGCGCAGGGTGCGGAAGCGGATGACCCAGTCCTCGTGCAGCCGCGCGTCCACCGGGCCCGCCGCCACGTAGAAGGGGGAGACATGCACGCGCAGGTCCGCCAGCCCCGCCTTGCGGAAGAGGTGGAACATCTTCCGCCCGGCGTGCAGGTCGAAGCGCGCCTCGCGCAGGGCCAGGAGCAGCTTCTGGCTCTCCTGTTCCAGGTCTTCCGGGTAAGGCCAGTTCCACAGCCCCACCCCGTCGATGTCGGCCACCACCACCCGGCCGCCGGGCTTCGCCACCCGCACCAGCTCCTCCAGCGCGGGCATCGGCTCGTGCAGGTACTCGAAGACGTACTGACACCAGACGTAGTCGAAGTGGCTGGAAGGCAGCTTCGTGTCCGGCAGCGCGCCCTGGAGCACCTCCACGTTGGGCCGCCCGGAGAGCAGCGCGCGCGCCGCCTCGAAGTGCGCGGCGAGCGGCTCCATGGCCACCACCCGGCCGGAAGGGCCCACCACGTCCAGCATCTCCGCGGTGATGATGCCCGGGCCGCAACCGGCGTCGAGCGCCACCTGCCCCGGCGAAAGTCCCGTCAGCCGCAGCCGGTCCGCATAGGAGTTGGCGCTCGCCTGGGCCCTCAGGCGCCGCACCTCCTCGTCCGACTGCATGAGGTAGCTCATGCCGCGATGTCCTTGTCGTCCAGTTTCACGGTGCCGCGGGGGTTGGCGGCGAGCCGCTCGAAGACGGCGAGCAGGTAGGCGTTCCAGTCGCGCACCAGCCGGCGGTGCGCGGTGAACTCCATCACCTTGCCGAGGTTGTGGAAGCCCAGGCCCTCCAGCGCGGACAGGTCCGCGTCCGTGGCCAGGCACTCCGCGGTGGAGCGGCCGCGCCGGGCCGAGTCCGCCACCGCGTGCGTCACCAGGGCGCGGCGCACCGCGTCCGCCTCCTGGGCGTCCTTCTCCACCATGACGAGCGAGAAGGCGTTGTACCACTCGGCCCAGAAGAGGCCCGGGGTGGAGTCCTCCATGAGGACGAAGCCCTGGGGGCCCTCGCGGCCCTCCACCATGGCGATGGTGCGCGAGCGGCGCAGGCCCGCGTCGTTGTAGCGGCCGCCGAGCGTGCCCAGCGACATCTCCCCCTCCACCAGGTCCGAGCTGCGCAGGCGGACCACGTCCTCCGTCTCGCGCAGGTGCTGCTCCAGCCAGCGCAAATCGGACGTCTCCGCCGGGCGCACGCGCAAATCCTCGCGCGGCGGCGGCAGCGCCGCGTCCACCGGCAGGCGGCAGGGGGTGAAGGCGTACAGGCTGCTCAGGCCCGGGCGCTCCAGGCGGCTGGCGATGGCCCCGTAGATGCGCGACGTCCACCGGTTGCGGCAGCGCCAGAGGGCGCGCAGGTACTCCACGTCCTCCAGGCTCTCCGCGTAGTCGGCCGCCAGCGCCACCAGTTCCTGGGAGATGGACTCGTGGCGGTGGTAGCCCGGCCGCACCACCAGGTGCTGCGACAGCCACGTCTTCGAGTAGATGCGCAGGCCGGAGATGTGGCCGTAGAGCCGGCCTTCGCGCTGGTAGACGATGGCCTTGGACAGGCCATGGGCGCCGTTGCCCAGCGCCTTGTGGGCCGACAGCAGCGCCTCCTGCGGCGGACCGTCATGGTACGGGTAGTCCGGGAAGCGCACCTCAGCCGCGCGGAACAAATCCCAGATGTCGGGGAAGTCCAGCTCGGAGCCGTCGCGCGCGTCCGGGCAGCGCGCCTGGATGAAGGCGTCCAGGATGGCGGTGCGTGCCTCCGGGGCCAGCTCGAGGATGCGCACACCGCAGCGGCGGGGGCGGCCCATGCCGCCATTCTCGTCGCTGATGGTGAGCTGCCCGGTGTCCTGCACCTGGGCGCGGCAGCGTGAGCGCGTGCCGTCCGGCAGGTGCAGCGTCACCTCGTCCAGCACCAGCCCGGGCGGAAACACCTCGTGGCCGGCGTCGAAGGGGAAGGCGAAGCCGCCGGTGTGCAAATCCAGCAGCGGCCGGTAGAGCGACTCCCCGGTGAAGGGGGAGTCGAAGGACACGGCGAAGGGTCTCTCAGCGGTCGAACGGAAGCGCAGGCTGTTGCGGCGGTGATGAAGGCTCAGGGAGCGCGGCAGGGCCACCTCCACCTGGTGCTCCTCCACCGCCAGCACGGCCGTGGTGCCCACGTGGCAGACGCCGCCGAAGTCCAGGCACAGCTGCACCACGTCACCGGGGTGGAACAGCCCGCCGGGCCGCGTCTGCTCGCGCAGCACCAGCCGCGACGCCTCCGGGTGCACCTCCGCGCTGACGAAGTCCACCAGCCGGTTGCCCTCGTGCGTGCGCAGGCCGAAGCCCACGCCCGCGCGCACCGCGCGGCGCAAGAGGCCGCGGATGCGCACCGCGTCCTGGAGCAGCGGCGTGGGCGTGGTGCGCGTGTGCTCCATGGGTTTCTCCAGGGACACGCCCAGCTGGAAGCCGCCGCCCTCCTGCGCGCGCAGCGGGCGCACCATGCGCACCGTGGCATGGCCGGCGCGCAGCACCAGCGCATTGCTCCGGAACACCTGGAGGCCCTCCAGCTCCGTACCCGGCGTCAGCCGCTCAATCCGGACGCTGGGCTCCAGGCGCAGGCCGAGGCCGCCGGTGCCCACGTCGAGCAGCTCGGCGCGGAAGGCGGTGCCGTCCGCCACGAAGCGCGCCTCCAGGGTGCCCTGCGGCACGCGGCGCTCGGACTCGCGCAGCTCCAGCAGCTCCAGCACCGAGCGGCGCAGCGCGGGCGAGGGCTCGTCGTCGAGGGTGAAGAACATGTGACCCGCGGCCGCCACGTCCACGAGGCTGTGGTGCGTGCGGACGTTGTCCCGGGGACACAGCACGGCGCGGATGGCGCGGGGCGCATGGCGCTCCAAATCCTTCAGCAGCCGGGGGAAGGGGTCCGGATGGGTGAGCACCAGCACGGGGGTGCCCTTCTTGAGGAATTCGACCGCTTCCTCGCGGTTGGAGGCCTCGAGAATCTCGTAGCCCGCCAGCACGGACCGAAGCTGCGTACGACGCTCCGCCTCCGGGTGCACGACCAGCACTGCGCGCGTCGTCACGGTCATATGTCCTCCTCCACCGGGCGTCATCAGACTGTCTTCCGGAAAAAACCGACCTCTCAGGTTCAGGGATGAGAATTGCTGACTAAGACTCCGTCGGGATCCCCGAAGGCGTCCGTCTCACATCCCCCGCTTTCCGAAAGCCCCAGTCGCAGTGGCGTGAAGCCCATGCGATGCGTCCGGCTCAGGCGGCCATCTTAGCGAACCTCGCAGGGAAGGGAGTGCCCTGCATGAGGACAGGGGCGATGTTCGATAAGGGCCGGCAGCCTGAGTCACGACCGCCCGGCCTTCTGGGGAGTGGGGTAAACCGCACCCTGGCCTGCCTTCGCGGACCCGGTTAAATGTCGGTTCCAGGGAGGTGCCCATGGGCGCCGAGGTGGATTACGCGAGGGAAATCCAGGAGTTCAAGCGTTCCATGAACGCCGTCATCCTGGCGCATTACTACCAGGAGAGTGAGGTCCAGGACCTGGCGGACTTCGTGGGGGACAGCCTCGCGTTGGCGCAGGCGGCCGCGACGACGAAGGCGGACGTCATCGTCTTCTGCGGCGTGCACTTCATGGCGGAGACGGCGAAAATCCTCAACCCGTCGCGTCAGGTGCTGCTGCCGGACCTCAAGGCCGGCTGCTCACTGTCCGACCGGTGCCCGCCGGCGGCCTTCAAGGCCTTCAAGGACAAGCACCCGGGCGCCTTCGTGGTGAGCTACGTGAACAGCTCCGCCGCGGTGAAGGCGATGAGCGACGTCATCTGCACGTCCTCCAACGCGGTGAAAATCGTCAACCACGTGCCGAAAGACAGGCAGGTGCTCTTCGCCCCGGACCAGCACCTGGGGCGCTACGTGATGAAACAGACCGGTCGCGACATGGTGCTGTGGCCGGGCAGCTGCATCGTCCACGAAATCTTCAGTGAGAAGAAGCTGGTGCAG contains these protein-coding regions:
- a CDS encoding ATP-binding protein, yielding MTVPADLATAPPAPDTPEISVRMFRALLLHYERTYGRERLQRVWRREGLPLSLEYVETLTNFVSLDFTERLFDVLDRDSGDPDFITKAGRRIASPEAVGFLFYMMRAVATPRSVYERALELDHTYNRVGGFRILQMADSWVKVQYSSRIRESNRNLCRTRQANLAAFPTVWNLPLADVKELQCQVEGAPCCEYECHWQNLPPLAWRFAAGGLVGMLGGLACGALDLAPPVFAVTALGMAGVAVGTWLDTRGALLRKDALLSEQHQGLRTSLEDLQRRNEEIFRANVALEDRVAERTQALSEANAKLELSLSRQQELDRLKSEFFDNVSHELRTPLTLILLTLESLEKRAEGLPAVVEQHVSTMERSAQRLLRLINNLLDLAQLESGKARLRYQPLELHGFLSSVLPPFFTMAERQGVWLKLEGQVLTPVQVDHERIDIVFQNLLSNALKFTQKGGVTVRVSEDATDVHVEVEDTGQGISQQDCAVIFDRFAQADNSGTRRFGGTGIGLALVKETLELHSGGITVKSELGKGSTFHVRLPKGSAHIREDLRERRRADAIVPVRRDRRTSGAFPALETGGPAGTVSSSAPARDHAGPRPDAHRVLVVEDDAEIRRFVTGLLSQHYQVLEAVNGEEGRQRALTERPHLIVSDVMMPVLSGLQMLVALRADSRTVDIPIILLTARQEVSAKVEALGTGANDYLGKPFSPRELLARIETQLRLREAAVRAAENERLAAIGLLTSGFAHEVRNPLNGLMNALQPLKDMMAGGPAEADLGKAMLEVVEECGQRIRHLAESLLSFTRTSDTPVALSLDASLESTLSVLAWKVPSGVTVERAYQCTEMLLGDPGTLNQVWLNLLDNALKAVGEHGRVKVATVCRGDEAVVTISDDGVGIRKEDMERLFQPFFSTRAAGEGTGLGLALSRRIILRHGGHITLTSALGEGTQVEVRLPLRPPAVAPSGHSEPAPEPRVGRLG
- a CDS encoding methyltransferase domain-containing protein gives rise to the protein MSYLMQSDEEVRRLRAQASANSYADRLRLTGLSPGQVALDAGCGPGIITAEMLDVVGPSGRVVAMEPLAAHFEAARALLSGRPNVEVLQGALPDTKLPSSHFDYVWCQYVFEYLHEPMPALEELVRVAKPGGRVVVADIDGVGLWNWPYPEDLEQESQKLLLALREARFDLHAGRKMFHLFRKAGLADLRVHVSPFYVAAGPVDARLHEDWVIRFRTLRPLAERFFGGAQPYDTFCQRFLALLDDPDTLKYAMVLTTEGVKR
- the nadA gene encoding quinolinate synthase NadA, translated to MGAEVDYAREIQEFKRSMNAVILAHYYQESEVQDLADFVGDSLALAQAAATTKADVIVFCGVHFMAETAKILNPSRQVLLPDLKAGCSLSDRCPPAAFKAFKDKHPGAFVVSYVNSSAAVKAMSDVICTSSNAVKIVNHVPKDRQVLFAPDQHLGRYVMKQTGRDMVLWPGSCIVHEIFSEKKLVQLKVEHPEAEVVAHPECEAAVLRHADFIGSTKGLLDHVLKSPKEKFIVVTEAGILHQMKKGAPHKTFIPAPPDNGCACNECPYMRLNTLEKLWRCMKDRTPELVMPEDLREAARAPLQRMLEWSV